CATGCGTCGCGCGCTCCGCGAGCGGGACGCCATCCTGGCCCGCCACTCGTCGGAGAGCGCGCACCTCGCCGGTTCGCTGCTCCCCGACACCATGGACCGGCTGCACCGGGGCGAACTGCCGGAGGACGTGCTGAGCTCGGTCTCCGCGTCGGAGGCGCACCGGGCCGTGGTCCAGGCTGTCGTAGGTGCGGTCGTGAGCGAAGAGGAGCTGCGCGAGTCCGCACAGCGGGCCTTCGTGAACATCTCCCGCCGTGTGCAGGCCATCGTCCACCAGCAGGCCAAGCAGCTGCGGGAGATGGAGGACCGGCACGGCAAGTCCCCCGAAGTCTTCGGCGATCTGCTCAGGCTTGACCACGGCACCGCGCTGATCGGACGGCTCGCCGACTCCATCGCCGTGCTCGGCGGTGCCCGCCCGGGCCGTCAGTGGGGCAGGGCCGTGCCGCTCTACAGCGTGCTGCGCGGCGCCATGTCGCGGATCACCGACTACCAGCGGGTCGAACTGCACACCGTCGCCGAGGTCGCGGTCGTGGGACCCGCCGTGGAGCCGCTGATCCACGCGATCGCCGAGCTCCTCGACAACGCCACGCGCTATTCGCCACCGCAGACCAGGGTCCACCTGACCGCCGTGGACGTGCAGTCGGGCATCGCCGTCGAGATCGAGGACGGCGGCGTCAACATGAGCGAGGAGACCCGCCGCCGCGCCGAGCTGGTGCTGCGCCAGGCCCAGCAGGGCATCGACCTCAACGACCTGGGCGAGACCCCGCGACTCGGCCTGGCCGTGGTCGGCCGACTGGCTCAGGCATACGGCTTCCAGGTCTCGCTGCGCTCCTCCGCCTACGGCGGTGTCCGCGCGGTCGTCGTCATGCCCCAGGAAATGATCACCGGGGTCGAGTCCGCGACCGGCATCGCACACGGCATCGGCGCCGCGTCCCTGCCGCGTACGACGCTCCCGCCGACCACCGCGCGCACGGCGTCGGCCCCCGCGGCCCCGTTCGTGCCCGCGCAGCGCCACGAGCCGCAGATGTACCAGCAGGCGGCGGTTCAGGCGCACCCGCAGGCGGAGATGTACCCACAGCCCCAGGCGGACGCCCATACGCAGTCGTACGCGCACCCACGCCCGGCCACCGGTCCCATGTCGTCGGAGGTCGGC
This DNA window, taken from Streptomyces sp. SCSIO 30461, encodes the following:
- a CDS encoding ATP-binding protein codes for the protein MIREESSPGSGSPRTAASFGWLLPAAVTAVATAVAAVLVPTPARVPVVVIGAIATIAVAVVGFEVHRRGKTIDTMRRALRERDAILARHSSESAHLAGSLLPDTMDRLHRGELPEDVLSSVSASEAHRAVVQAVVGAVVSEEELRESAQRAFVNISRRVQAIVHQQAKQLREMEDRHGKSPEVFGDLLRLDHGTALIGRLADSIAVLGGARPGRQWGRAVPLYSVLRGAMSRITDYQRVELHTVAEVAVVGPAVEPLIHAIAELLDNATRYSPPQTRVHLTAVDVQSGIAVEIEDGGVNMSEETRRRAELVLRQAQQGIDLNDLGETPRLGLAVVGRLAQAYGFQVSLRSSAYGGVRAVVVMPQEMITGVESATGIAHGIGAASLPRTTLPPTTARTASAPAAPFVPAQRHEPQMYQQAAVQAHPQAEMYPQPQADAHTQSYAHPRPATGPMSSEVGPMSSDGTIVSRSSERVVAEWTPNGLPQRRRKSRLAAAPDPVVPAANGSPYGTAPAPDTAASVPDSSAHVPTSAPDHEPTPQVQPGMWLAAFQSGLSGESTDVSKGNTQP